The DNA region CGAGGGCTCCTATCATCTGGACGGAGTTCCGGTGCAGAGCATGACGGACGACCAGCTTGCGGAGATTCGCAACCGGAAGATCGGATTCGTGTTCCAGACCTTCAATCTCCTCTCGAGAACTTCGGCACTCGCGAATGTCGAGCTGCCCCTGATCTACTCCAAGGTCTCGAAAGCCGAGCGCCACGAGCGCGCGATGGAAGCACTTCGGCGGGTCGGGCTCGAGGATCGTGTCAATCATCAGCCGAACGAGCTTTCGGGGGGGCAACGCCAGCGTGTCGCCGTCGCACGCGCTCTGGTCAATAAGCCCTCGCTCCTGCTCGCCGACGAGCCGACCGGTAACCTCGACTCGAAGACCGGCCGGGAGATCCTCGATCTCTTCAGGGATCTCCACGAGGCCGGCAACTCGATCATCCTGGTCACGCACGAAGATGACGTCGCACAGGAAGCGAAACGCGTGATTCGAATCCGGGACGGGAAGGTCGAGAGCCAGGGCTGAGCCGTGTTCGGCGAGAATCTCAGAATCGCGCTGGTATCGCTCTGGGCGAACAAGCTCCGCTCATTCCTGACCACCCTCGGGATCATCATTGGCGTTGCCTCGGTGATCGCCGTCGTCTCACTGGTCCAGGGGATGGAGTACAACATCTCGAGCGAGCTGGAGGGTGTTGGCGCGACTTACATCCTCGTCGTCCCGGATGCCGGCGAGAACCGGAATGCGATGGGCCTGCGCCAGCCCGATCTCACCTACGAGGACGGGCTCGCCGTCGTGCGGGGCGCATCGGAGATCCGGGAGTTCACCCCGATTTTCTTCACCGGTGTCGAGCTCAAGCGTCGTGACGTCCGGCATCCGAGCCAGCTTCTCGGCGTCAGCGAGTCCTACCAGGACGTCGTGAATCACTGGGTCGAACGCGGACGGTTCTTTTCGATCATCGACGTGGAGGGCAACAAGCGGG from Acidobacteriota bacterium includes:
- a CDS encoding ABC transporter ATP-binding protein, whose protein sequence is MRGVTRVYDLGPQKIYALNGVDVEIGHGEYVAVMGPSGSGKSTFMNLVGCLDTPTEGSYHLDGVPVQSMTDDQLAEIRNRKIGFVFQTFNLLSRTSALANVELPLIYSKVSKAERHERAMEALRRVGLEDRVNHQPNELSGGQRQRVAVARALVNKPSLLLADEPTGNLDSKTGREILDLFRDLHEAGNSIILVTHEDDVAQEAKRVIRIRDGKVESQG